In the Sulfurivermis fontis genome, GCAGCATGGTGATGCGCCCGGCGGCGACGGCGGTGCGCGCGGTGATTGCCTTGGCGCCGACGTCGACCATGTGGGCCGCGCCGGCAGGGTTGAAATGGGTCAATTCGCTCATGATCGTCGCCAAGTGGTTCGCTTCGGTCAACCATGATAGGCTCTCGGCAGTTTGGGGCGCAATTGAGCGGAGGCCATGACCATGACTGTCGCGGTGAAATTTTTTGCCAGCCTGAAGGAACAATTGGGCTGCGACGGCGCCACGGTGGAGATCGGCGAGGTGGCGACGGCGGCCGATGTCTGGCTGCAGGCCGCGGGTGGCAAGGCCATGCCAGGCAACGTGCTGGTGGCCATCAACATGGAGTATGCCGATCAGAATGCCACCGTGCACGACGGTGACGAGGTGGCCTTCTTCCCGCCGGTGACCGGAGGCTGAGATGAAGATCGAGGTGCGTGCCGCACCGCTGGAGCCCTGGCGCGAGGTGGCGGACTACGAGCAGGCGCAGAGCGCGCTGCACGGTGCCGCCGGGGCGGCGGCGGTGTTTGTCGGCACCATGCGCGACATCAACGAAGGCGCCCCAGTGACGGCGATGACCCTGGAACATTATCCGGGGATGACCGAGCGGCACCTGGAGAAGATCTGCCGCACGGCCGCCGAACGCTGGACACTGCTCGATACCCTGGTGGTCCATCGCGTCGGCGAACTGCACCCGGCCGATCCCATCGTCCTGGTCGCGGTATGGTCGGCGCACCGCAAGGACGCCTTCGAGGCCTGCCGCTACATCATGGAAGACCTCAAGTCCAATGCCCCGTTCTGGAAGAAGGAACGGCTGCCGGAGGGTGGCCACCGCTGGGTGGAAAAGAACACCGCCGGATATTGACCCCGAACTCTGCCATTCACCGGGAGTGCCCGGTGCATAGGAATCATCATGACGCGTCTGAGCGACGAACAACTGAATACTTTGCAACATCTGCTCACAGCGGAGCGCGCGCGCCTGCGCGGTGAAATTCGTGATCATCTGCTCGCCACCGACCGCGAGCAGTATGGCGATCTGGCGGGCCAGGTGCACGATGCCGGCGAAGAATCGGTCGCCGATCTGCTCGCCGACGTGAATGTGGCCGTGCTGGGACGGTTGATCATCGAACTGCGCGAGGTGGAGGCGGCGCTGGAGCGTATTGCCACCGGTGGTTACGGCCTGTGCGAGGATTGCGGCATCGATATTCCCTACGCCCGCCTGCAGGCCTATCCGGCGGCGCGGCGCTGCGTCGAGCACCAGGCCTTGCACGAAAAGCAGTATGCCGAAGAAGGCAAGCCGACGCTCTAAGGAAGGTCTGAATAAGTCCATCCTGGACTTTTCAGGTCGCTCCCGCCCCTCCCTGGGCTGCGCGACATAAGTCCATCCGTGGACAAAACCACGCCAAGCGCAAAGTGTGATTTTCGCTTGGCTTCATTTTTCAACGACTTATCGTCGTTGAAAAATGGCGGCACATCCCTGTGCCGCGGAAGCTCTGAACTTATTCAGAGCTTCCCTAAACAAAGGTACGAGATACAAGGGGCGAGGGGATGAACTCGCTATGCTCGTGTTGTTTTTGAACTCAAACAACGGTGCACGCCGCGCACGCCGTCCTCGTCCCTCGTATCTTGTCCCGCGTACCTTTTATTTTTTCCATCCCGGCACGTCGCGGATCTCGAACTCCATCGTTTCCAGATCGCCGAAGATGTAGCTGGCGCGCGGGCCGACGCCGGCGACGGTGCCGGGATTGAGCAGCAGGGTGGTGCCGCCCTTGACGTTGGCGATGGTCTTGATGGCCGGCCGGTGATCATGGCCGCAGCAGACGATGTCCCAGTCGCCGGTGAGGGCGAGGGCCTGGGCGTAGTGCGGGTAGTGCACCAGGAAGATGCGCTTGCCGCCCTGCTCGAGACCGGCGTCCTGGCCGTGATAGAAGATTACGCTGTTGGGTTCCTGCGCCAGCATGAACATGGCATAGGTGTCGCCCATGTTGTTGCCGTGGATGACATGCACCGGCAGGCCGAACTGCTGCAGCGGCCGCAGCGCGGTGGGCGCCACCACGTCGCCGCAGTGCCAGACCACCTGGGCCCCCAACTCCCTGGCTTCAGCCACGGCGGCGGTGAGCAGGGAGCGGTTGTCGTGACTGTCGGATACGAGGCAGATCTTCATGATTAGGGGGCATTGTCAGGCGATTGTGCGCTTAGGATACTCCAAACGGTAGGCACGGGGGACGAGGTCAAAGAAACGAGGGATTGAGTGCGCTGCGCGCGCAGTTTGAACAGCACTGCCTTCCTCGCATCTCGTATCTTGTCCCTCGTCCCTGGCGCCCGCAGGGCGCCCTACGGGCGGCGCTGACTCAGTCGTTCCAGCCACAACTCGATAAATCCCCAGAAACGTTCCTGCAGACGCCGGCGCCATGAGCGCTGGCGCCATTCGCCGGCGAGGAATTCACGGCTGTGGGTGAAATCGGCCTCGAACAGGGCGGCGACCTGCTCGGCCAGCGCGTGATCCTCGACCTCCTGGTTGGCTTCCAGATTCCAGCTGAAGTTCCAGCGGTCGATGTTGCTGGAGCCGATCGACACCCAGGTGTCGCACAGCAGGATCTTGGCGTGCAGGAAGCGCGGCTGGTATTCGAAGATGCGCACGCCGGCGGCGAGCAGCTTGGTATAGTAGCGCCGGCCGGCATGGCGCACGCCGGGGTGATCGGTGTGCGGGCCGGGTAGCAGCAGGCGTACGTCGCAACCCTGGCGCGCGGCCTGGTACAGCGCGCGGCGTATTTTCCATGACGGGATGAAGTAGGCGCTGGCGATCCAGATGCGGCGTTCGGCGCCGCGCAGGCGCTTGAGCAGGGAGCGCTTGATCTCCATGCGGATGGGCTCATTGAGGGTCACGCGGCCGGCGCTGTGGCCGGGGGCGGCGCCGGCCGCCGGGGGCGGCAGCGGCAGGGGCGGGGTGGGGTTGCGGCTGTTGCCTTGGTTGAGATGCCACACCTGTTCGAAGGCCGTGTGCCAGTCTGCCACGCAGGGGCCGCGCACCGCGAGCATCACGTCGTGCCAGTGCAGCGGTTCGGTGGGGGCAAACTCATCGGTGATGCCGGCGCCGCCGGTATAGGCCACCACGCCGTCCACCAGCAGCAGCTTGCGGTGATCGCGCCACAGGTTGCGGCGCAGCTTGCCGTAGTGCAGCGGATTGTAGAAGGCGAGGTGCACGCCGGCGTCCAGCAGGCGTTGCCGATCGGACGGCAACAGGCCGCGCGCACCGAAATCATCCAGCAATACATAGACTTGCGCGCCACGGCGGGCCGCGCTAGTGAGCGCATCGATGAACTCACTGGCTATCATCCCCGATTCGACCAGGTACATTTCCAGCAGTATGTATCGTCGTGCCGCCTTGATGGCGGTGAGCATGGCGGGAAAAAAATGGCTGCCATCGACCAGCAGGTCGAAGCGGTTGCCGCCGCGCCAGGGGAAACGTTTGCGGTTGAGGGGCAGGGGGGCCTGCATGGCGATCAGGGCGTGAACTGGCTGATCTGCAGCCGGCCGTCAACCACACGCAGCAGCAGCTCGCCGCGCAACAGCCGTTGCAGGTCGTGACCCACCAGTTGCGCGCGCCAGCCGTGGCGCAGTGCGGCATCGGTATCGTCGCCGAGCAGGCGCTCCACCTCCCGGCGCGGCGCCAGCGTGGGCACGCTCACCTGCTGCTCCATGGCGCGCAGGCGTACCAGTGCCATCATCGCATCCACCAGCGCCTCCTGTGGCGGCGTCAGGCGGACCACCGGTTCCAGTTGTGGCCAGTCGTCCTGCGGCATCTTGCGGCCCTGCTGGATCAGCTCCAGCAGGCGTTGACCGTTACGTTCCAGGATGCCCTTCTCCAGGCCGCGGATGCGCCCCAGCTTGTCCAGGCTGTCCGGCATCAGCTTGGCCATGTCGAACATCACTTCATCCTTCAGCACCCAGCGTCGCGGCCGATCCGAGTCCTGCGCCACCTGCTCGCGCCAGGCGGCGAGCTGCTGCAGCACGGCGAGCTGCACGCCCTTGAGGAAGTTGACGCCCTTGATGCGGCGCCAGGCCTCCTGCGGCGGGTTGTCGTAGGTGTGCGCATCGGACAGGGCGGCGAAGTCCTCCGCCAGCCAGGGCAAGCGGCCATTCTGCTCCAGCGCGGCGCGCTGCTTCTGGTACACCTGCACCAGGTAGCGCACGTCGTCGGCGGCATACTCCAGTTGCTCCGGCGTGAGCGGGCGCAGGCTCCAGTCGGCGCGGCTGTGCGCCTTTTCCAGTTCCACGCCGAGGGTTTCCTTCACCAGGGCGCCGTAGCCGATCTGATCGCCGTGACCGAGCAGGGTGGCGGCGAGCTGGGTGTCGAACACCGGCGCCGGCGGCGTGCCGCGCATGACGTGGAAGATTTCCAGGTCCTGGCGCGCGGCGTGCAGCACCTTGAGGATCGCCGGGTCGTACAGCAGGTCGAGCAGCGGGCCGAGGTCGTCGATGCCGAAGGGGTCGATGCACACGGCCCCGTCCGGGGTGGCGATCTGGATCAGGCACAACTGCGGGTAATAGCTCTTCTCGCGCATGAACTCGGTGTCGAGGGCGAACCAGTCATGCCGGCGCAGTTCGGTGCAGTAGGCGGCGAGGTCGGCGGGATTGTCGATATACGGTACGGACATGGGCAACTCGTGGTTTGCGGAAGGTGTGTCAAGTATACGGTCAGCCCTCGTGCATTGCTGCGGTGTCGGCGCGAAAGGTATCATGCCCGCCACATGCCGGATGCCGGATAGGGAAGCCATGCCGCAATTACTCAAGGTCTTCGTGGATATCTGCCTGCTGCGCGCCGGGCCGCAGGATCTGCCGGCGTCACGCTTTCTGCTGCTGCTGACCCTGGCATTGCACGTGCTGCTCGGTTTTGCCTTCGCCCTGTTTACCGTGCCGCTGCCGCAGGCACTGCTCGTCGCCGTCATCGGTACCGTCCTGCTGCTGGCCGTGGTGCAGGGGCTGCTGCTGGCGTACCGCAAGGCGGCGCGCCTTACACAGACCGCTACCGCCCAGGCCGGCAGCGAGATCGTACTCGGGCTGGCGGCCCTGCCGCCGACCGTGTGGTTCTATGCCGTCGAGGGTGCCGAGGCGCGGCTGCTGCCCTCGCTGCTGTCGCTGCTGATCATCGTCTGGAGCGTGATGGTGACGGTGCACATCCTGCGCCATGCGCTGGAGGTCAACCAGGGCATCGCCCTGTTGCTGGCCCTGGGCTACACCTTCCTCACCTACAGCGTGATGGGGCTGGTGGTTTAGTCACGGCAGGTACGAGGGACAAGGTGCGAGATACGAGGGAGGCGGGCGCGGTGCGCACGGTTGTTTTGCTACAGAACACCCGGGCGTAGCGGGCTCATCCCCTCCTCCCTTGTCCCGCGCATCGCGTACCTTTCTTCGTGGTCGGTTTGTAGAGGAAACAGGCGGAGCGCCTGTTCGGAGTTATATGCACATACATATCCTCGGCATCTGCGGCACCTTCATGGGCGGCATCGCGCTGCTGGCACGCGCCGCCGGTCACACGGTGTCCGGCCAGGATGCCGGCGTCTATCCGCCCATGAGCGAGCAGCTTGCCGCGGCGGGCATCGCACTTACCGAGGGTTATGCGCCCGAGGGTATTCCCGCCCATACCGATATGGTGGTGATCGGCAACGCGCTGTCGCGTGGCAATGCGGCGGTGGAGCACGTGCTGAACCGCAACATCCCCTACACCTCGGGGCCGCAGTGGCTGGCCGAGCATGTGCTGCGCGACAAGTGGGTCCTTGCCGTCGCCGGCACCCACGGCAAGACCACCACCGCCGCCATGCTGGCCTGGATCCTGGACCATGCCGGCATGGCGCCGGGTTTTCTCATCGGCGGCGTGCCGCACAATTTCGGCCTTTCCGCCCGCGCAGGCAGCACGCCGTTCTTCGTGGTGGAGGCGGACGAATACGACACCGCCTTCTTCGACAAGCGCTCCAAGTTCGTGCACTACCGGCCGCGCACCGCGATCCTCAACAACCTGGAATACGATCACGCCGACATCTTTCCCGACCTCGCCGCCATCGAGCGGCAGTTCCACCATCTGGTGCGTACCGTGCCGGGGCAGGGCCTGATCCTGGCGCCGGCGCAGGATGCCGCGCTGGCCCGGGTGCTGCAGATGGGCTGCTGGACGCCGGTGGAGAAATTCGGCGCGGCGGCGGGCTGGAACGCGCAATTGCGGGCGGACGATGGCAGCCGCTTCGATGTTTTCTGGAATGGCGTTCTACAGGGCGAGGTGCAGTGGGAACTGCTCGGCGCGCACAACGTCAGCAACGCCCTCGCCGCCATCGGCGCGGCGCGCCATGCCGGCGTGCCGGCGGCGCAGGCCTGTGCGGCGCTGGGGGAGTTCAGGAGCGTGCGGCGCCGGCTGGAACTGCGCGGCACGGCCGGTGGCGTGGCGGTGTACGACGACTTCGCCCATCATCCCACCGCCATCGAGACCACCCTGGCCGGTCTGCGCAACCGGGTCGGTGCGGCGCGCATCCTGGCGGTGCTGGAGCCGCGCTCCAACACCATGCGTCTCGGCGTGCACCGCGACACCCTGGGCCCGTCCCTGGCCGCCGCCGACCTGGTGTTCCTCTACCACCCCTCCGACCTGAGTTGGGACCTGGGCGCCGCCGCCGCCGCACTCGGCGAGCGGGGCATCGTCTACGCTGATATCGACGCCATCGTCGCCGCAGTGCGCGCCGCCGCCCGCCCCGGCGACCATGTGCTGGTGATGAGCAACGGCGGTTTCGGCGGCATTCACGCCAGGCTGCTGGCGGCACTGCAAGCAAAGTCTTAAACGCGAAGACGCCGAGAGCGCAAAGGACGCAAAGGGATGATGAGAAATTCTTCCAGCACCAGCCATGCGTTCCTGGCGTCTTCGCGTTTGCAGAGGGTTTCGGGATGAGCCGCGACGCCATCAGTCTGGCCATCACCGGCGCCTCCGGCGCGCCCTACGGCCTGCGCCTGTTGCAGTGTCTCATCGCGGCGGGGCAGCCGGTGTATCTGATGGTGTCCAGTCCGGCGCAGGTGGTGCTGGCGACGGAAACGGAGCTGAAGGTGCCGGGGCGGCCGGAGGAGATGCAGACCTTCTTCAGCGAACTGTATGGCGCCGCCCCCGGGCAGTTGCAGGTGTTCGGCAAGGAGCAGTGGCTGGCGCCGGTGGCCAGCGGTTCCAGCGCGCCACGCGCGATGGTGGTGTGTCCCTGTTCCACCGGCACGCTCTCGGCCATCGCCACCGGCGCCAGCAACAACCTCATCGAGCGCGCCGCCGACGTGATGCTGAAG is a window encoding:
- the moaD gene encoding molybdopterin converting factor subunit 1; protein product: MTMTVAVKFFASLKEQLGCDGATVEIGEVATAADVWLQAAGGKAMPGNVLVAINMEYADQNATVHDGDEVAFFPPVTGG
- a CDS encoding molybdenum cofactor biosynthesis protein MoaE — its product is MKIEVRAAPLEPWREVADYEQAQSALHGAAGAAAVFVGTMRDINEGAPVTAMTLEHYPGMTERHLEKICRTAAERWTLLDTLVVHRVGELHPADPIVLVAVWSAHRKDAFEACRYIMEDLKSNAPFWKKERLPEGGHRWVEKNTAGY
- a CDS encoding TraR/DksA family transcriptional regulator encodes the protein MTRLSDEQLNTLQHLLTAERARLRGEIRDHLLATDREQYGDLAGQVHDAGEESVADLLADVNVAVLGRLIIELREVEAALERIATGGYGLCEDCGIDIPYARLQAYPAARRCVEHQALHEKQYAEEGKPTL
- a CDS encoding metallophosphoesterase family protein, yielding MKICLVSDSHDNRSLLTAAVAEARELGAQVVWHCGDVVAPTALRPLQQFGLPVHVIHGNNMGDTYAMFMLAQEPNSVIFYHGQDAGLEQGGKRIFLVHYPHYAQALALTGDWDIVCCGHDHRPAIKTIANVKGGTTLLLNPGTVAGVGPRASYIFGDLETMEFEIRDVPGWKK
- a CDS encoding phospholipase D-like domain-containing protein yields the protein MQAPLPLNRKRFPWRGGNRFDLLVDGSHFFPAMLTAIKAARRYILLEMYLVESGMIASEFIDALTSAARRGAQVYVLLDDFGARGLLPSDRQRLLDAGVHLAFYNPLHYGKLRRNLWRDHRKLLLVDGVVAYTGGAGITDEFAPTEPLHWHDVMLAVRGPCVADWHTAFEQVWHLNQGNSRNPTPPLPLPPPAAGAAPGHSAGRVTLNEPIRMEIKRSLLKRLRGAERRIWIASAYFIPSWKIRRALYQAARQGCDVRLLLPGPHTDHPGVRHAGRRYYTKLLAAGVRIFEYQPRFLHAKILLCDTWVSIGSSNIDRWNFSWNLEANQEVEDHALAEQVAALFEADFTHSREFLAGEWRQRSWRRRLQERFWGFIELWLERLSQRRP
- the rnd gene encoding ribonuclease D, which codes for MSVPYIDNPADLAAYCTELRRHDWFALDTEFMREKSYYPQLCLIQIATPDGAVCIDPFGIDDLGPLLDLLYDPAILKVLHAARQDLEIFHVMRGTPPAPVFDTQLAATLLGHGDQIGYGALVKETLGVELEKAHSRADWSLRPLTPEQLEYAADDVRYLVQVYQKQRAALEQNGRLPWLAEDFAALSDAHTYDNPPQEAWRRIKGVNFLKGVQLAVLQQLAAWREQVAQDSDRPRRWVLKDEVMFDMAKLMPDSLDKLGRIRGLEKGILERNGQRLLELIQQGRKMPQDDWPQLEPVVRLTPPQEALVDAMMALVRLRAMEQQVSVPTLAPRREVERLLGDDTDAALRHGWRAQLVGHDLQRLLRGELLLRVVDGRLQISQFTP
- the mpl gene encoding UDP-N-acetylmuramate:L-alanyl-gamma-D-glutamyl-meso-diaminopimelate ligase, with translation MHIHILGICGTFMGGIALLARAAGHTVSGQDAGVYPPMSEQLAAAGIALTEGYAPEGIPAHTDMVVIGNALSRGNAAVEHVLNRNIPYTSGPQWLAEHVLRDKWVLAVAGTHGKTTTAAMLAWILDHAGMAPGFLIGGVPHNFGLSARAGSTPFFVVEADEYDTAFFDKRSKFVHYRPRTAILNNLEYDHADIFPDLAAIERQFHHLVRTVPGQGLILAPAQDAALARVLQMGCWTPVEKFGAAAGWNAQLRADDGSRFDVFWNGVLQGEVQWELLGAHNVSNALAAIGAARHAGVPAAQACAALGEFRSVRRRLELRGTAGGVAVYDDFAHHPTAIETTLAGLRNRVGAARILAVLEPRSNTMRLGVHRDTLGPSLAAADLVFLYHPSDLSWDLGAAAAALGERGIVYADIDAIVAAVRAAARPGDHVLVMSNGGFGGIHARLLAALQAKS
- a CDS encoding flavin prenyltransferase UbiX; amino-acid sequence: MSRDAISLAITGASGAPYGLRLLQCLIAAGQPVYLMVSSPAQVVLATETELKVPGRPEEMQTFFSELYGAAPGQLQVFGKEQWLAPVASGSSAPRAMVVCPCSTGTLSAIATGASNNLIERAADVMLKERRQLIIVPREMPLSAIHLEHMLTLARLGVTVMPAAPGFYHRPQQVSDLVDFVVARILDHLGIEQQLAPRWGE